The sequence ATTAGTAATAGTTAACCAAAAAGCTTTTCTTGCATGAATGATTATATCTAATCCTTAAACACAAATCCATTAATCTCTCCTTTTAAATACTCCTCAACAAAGTCTCTTCTCCTTCATTCCAAATCACTCTCCtcttcaacaaaagaaaaaaaaaaatatacaatgtCTCGTTTTGCTCTCTTCCTCTTGACTCTTCTTGTCCTTTCAAGTAAGTCTcattacatacatatacattaaGATTACTTAAAACacaatctttctttttatataactgtctaatgttttttttacagGTTCACGTTGCTATGCGATTGGTTCCCAAAGCAACAGAACAGTGTTAGCACTTGCAAGCAGGATTGGGATCAACTATGGGAAATTAGACAacaatcttccttctccttaCCAATCAATCAACCTCATCAAATCCCTTAAAGCAGGCCACGTCAAGCTCTACGACGCTGATCCAGAAACCCTAAAGCTCCTCTCTAAGACCAATCTTTACGTCACCATCATGGTCCCTAACGACCAGATCATTTCAATTGGCGCTGATCAAGCCACTGCTGACAACTGGATTGCCACCAACGTCCTTCCTTTCTACCCACAAACCCGAATCAGATTCGTCCTCGTTGGAAACGAAATCCTCAGCTACAGTTCTGATCAAGACAAACAAATATGGGCCAATCTAGTCCCTGCCATGCGTAAAGTTGTGAATTCTCTTAGAGCTCGTGGGATTCACAACATCAAAGTCGGGACTCCTCTAGCCATGGACGCTCTTCGTTCGAGTTTCCCTCCCTCGAGTGGTGCGTTCCGGGAAGATATAGCTGTTCCGGTGATGTTACCGTTGTTGAAGTTTCTCAATGGAacaaactctttcttctttcttgatgTTTACCCTTACTTCCCTTGGTCCACTGATCCGGTTAATAACCATTTGGATTACGCTCTTTTCGAGTCGAATTCGACTTATATCGATCCtcaaaccggtttggtttacaCCAATCTTCTAGACCAGATGCTCGATTCGGTTATCTTTGCAATGGCCAAGCTCGGTTATCCTGACGTCCGTCTCGCAATTTCGGAAACCGGGTGGCCTAATGCCGGTGATATCCTCGAAACCGGTGCCAATATTCTCAATGCCGCGACATATAACCGGAATTTGATCAAGAAGTTGACCGCTAACCCACCACTCGGTACACCAGCTAGGCGCGGTGCACCTATACCGACGTTTTTGTTCTCCTTGTTCAACGAAAACCAAAAACCCGGTTCGGGAACAGAGAGACACTGGGGCATTTTGAATCATGACGGTACACCTATCTACGAAATAGATTTCAGCGGTACAAGATCNGTCGAATTCGACTTATATCGATCCtcaaaccggtttggtttacaCCAATCTTCTAGACCAGATGCTCGATTCGGTTATCTTTGCAATGGCCAAGCTCGGTTATCCTGACGTCCGTCTCGCAATTTCGGAAACCGGGTGGCCTAATGCCGGTGATATCCTCGAAACCGGTGCCAATATTCTCAATGCCGCGACATATAACCGGAATTTGATCAAGAAGTTGACCGCTAACCCACCACTCGGTACACCAGCTAGGCGCGGTGCACCTATACCGACGTTTTTGTTCTCCTTGTTCAACGAAAACCAAAAACCCGGTTCGGGAACAGAGAGACACTGGGGCATTTTGAATCATGACGGTACACCTATCTACGAAATAGATTTCAGCGGTACAAGATCGGTTTCAAGCTTTGATAAGTTGCCTAAACCGAGTAACAATGTTCCGTTCAAGGGGAGTGTGTGGTGTGTGGCGGTAGATGGGGCAGGCGAGGCAGAGTTAGGGCAGGCACTCAACTTTGCTTGCGGAAGAAGCAATGAAACTTGTGCAGCGTTGGCGCCGGGGAGAGAGTGTTACGCACCGGTCTCTGTATCTTGGCATGCAAGCTATGCATTTAGCTCGTACTGGGCTCAGTTCCGGAACCAAAGCTCTCAATGCTACTTTAATGGCTTGTCCCGTGAGACGACGACCAACCCTGGTGAGTTTCTCTAAACTTGTCTCACAAGAAGAACTCTAAACAGACGTAAATGCAATTTTATTCGAAATTGTAGTTTCTATATGGAGTAAGGGCATTTCTTGAcaccaaaataatattatgtttgttatttgtaatgactacttatttttattataggaAACGAGCGTTGCAAGTTCCCTAGCGTTACCCTGTAAGGGCTGCCTCGTGTGACTTAGGCGTGTTGtgtggagaagaaagaaacaaaagctggATCTTTCGTATTAAGTCAATCTAATTCTTGATAATTTGTTAATTTCCGTTTTGTTCCAAGCTTTTACGATCCTTGTTTCCTATTGTTGAGAAAGATCGAATAATCTATATAAAGAAATGTTACTAAATATTTTGATGCAAAGATTGCAATCCCTGATCTTGTCTCATTAGGTGAACCTCTACATTCATCCTTttctaaaataagaaaataaaatctgtatacatataatttcgttctaattgtaaaatctaaaacctgaccacctcatttgtaaaccaaaaccaacatataatttcgttgtaattataaaatctaaattctaaccacctcatttgtaaactcaaaccgacatataatttcgttttaattgtaaaatataaaccctaattctcatttataaaccaaaccgatatataatctcgtttaatagtaaaatctaaatcaagtcaatatttaactttctttaaataaaagtatacagaatttgtttccttaatttgttattgttctttaatttaatttaaatttatttttaaataaaatattagattataacattttgattggttggACCTCGTATCGTTTTGTGTCTGGTTTGTGGCTAATATGTAATggctacaaaaaatatatatactttttatcaattctaaaaattttataagatttacaatatatttttagatattagATATTATACTCGGAGATTCGATCCaactatttataaaaaaaaaattaaaagcttttaaacaaataattatacaatatttataatatatatacaaatttacttatatatatatagataaagaaaatttatgtttataaaatacgcACATACTTgaataaatatcaattttttaattgtactttaaataaaaaattttaaagggacaattttttgaaatgtaattttggaaaaaatatatttttttaattaataggaatcataatttttttggtagattGATTTACAACCTATATAAGGTGAATGACACGCAAGTAATTCTAAAATCAaagttgtaaataaatatattaatcaattaatgtcaaaaaagaaaaaaagaaaaaaagtcatatACAAATTGTGTATGatcaactctgttttgtttttattatc comes from Camelina sativa cultivar DH55 chromosome 19, Cs, whole genome shotgun sequence and encodes:
- the LOC104766297 gene encoding probable glucan endo-1,3-beta-glucosidase A6, yielding MSRFALFLLTLLVLSSSRCYAIGSQSNRTVLALASRIGINYGKLDNNLPSPYQSINLIKSLKAGHVKLYDADPETLKLLSKTNLYVTIMVPNDQIISIGADQATADNWIATNVLPFYPQTRIRFVLVGNEILSYSSDQDKQIWANLVPAMRKVVNSLRARGIHNIKVGTPLAMDALRSSFPPSSGAFREDIAVPVMLPLLKFLNGTNSFFFLDVYPYFPWSTDPVNNHLDYALFESNSTYIDPQTGLVYTNLLDQMLDSVIFAMAKLGYPDVRLAISETGWPNAGDILETGANILNAATYNRNLIKKLTANPPLGTPARRGAPIPTFLFSLFNENQKPGSGTERHWGILNHDGTPIYEIDFSGTRSVSSFDKLPKPSNNVPFKGSVWCVAVDGAGEAELGQALNFACGRSNETCAALAPGRECYAPVSVSWHASYAFSSYWAQFRNQSSQCYFNGLSRETTTNPGNERCKFPSVTL